The Sorghum bicolor cultivar BTx623 chromosome 6, Sorghum_bicolor_NCBIv3, whole genome shotgun sequence genome contains the following window.
GCCATGCGGTGTTTCTCGCAGACGCTGGAGGCGGACGACTGGTACTACCCGGAGGCGCGCAACACGGTGGGCATCGTGCCGTCGGAGGACTACACCTCCATCGAGCTCACGGGCACCGACCGCCCGGGCCTGCTCTCCGAGGTGTGCGCGGTGCTCGCCGCCATGGGCTGCGCGGTCCAGAGCGCGGAGCTGTGGACGCACAACACGCGCGTGGCCGCCGTCGTGCACGTCACGGacgccggcaccggcaccggcggcGCCATCGAGGACGCCGCCCGCATCGCCGACATCAGCGCGCGCCTGGGCAACCTGCTGCGCGGGCAGAGCGACGTgcgcgccgccggcgccggcgccggcgcgggcAGCCTGGCGCTCCACAAGGAGCGGCGCCTGCACCAGATGATGTTCGACGACCGGGCTCGACCCGACGGCTCCCCCGGCCCGCCGCGGACGGAGGTGTCCGTGACGCCGTGCGCCGAGCGCGGGTACACCGCCGTGGTGGTCCGGTGCCGGGACCGGCCCAAGCTGCTGTTCGACACGGTGTGCACCATCACCGACATGCACTACGTGGTGCACCACGGCACCGTGAGCGCGgagcccggcggcggcgcgtacCAGGAGTACTACATCCGGCACGTGGACGGCCACGCCGTCCGGTGCGACGACGAGCGGCAGCGCCTGGTGCGGTGCCTGGAGGCCGCCATCGAGCGGCGCACCGCGGAGGGGCTGGAGCTGGAGGTGCGCACGGGGGACCGCGCGGGCCTGCTCTCGGACATCACCCGCATCTTCCGGGAGAACGGGCTCACCATCCGCCGCGCCGAGATCTCGTCGTCGGGCGGCGAGGCCGTGGACACGTTCTACCTGTCGGACCCGCAGGGCCTCCCCGTGGAGGCCAAGACCATCGAGGCCATCCGCGCGCAGATCGGCGAGGCCACGCTGCGGGTGAAGAACAACCCGTTCGCCGCGGGCGGCGACGTCGCCGGCGGCGCTGGCACCACGGCGTTCATCTTCGGGAACCTGTTCAAGTTCTACCGGCCGTTCCAGAGCTTCAGCCTCGTCAAGCTCTACTCGTGATGCCGATGCGCACTTTGGTAGTAAATTTTTTCACGTGTTTTGGATAGTTTTTACTGCAGTTATTAGCTTGCTGCTCCTTTGAGATTTCCCAGTTCCCAGTAGTGTAAATATGGCtgtggatgatgatgatggcgatATACACAGTACAGTGTAAATATGTAGTTAGGTTAAGGTTAAGTAGCTGCAAGGTTACGTTGGGAAGAATGATAATTTTATTGTAGACCCAACAAATTAGTGCAGACTGGAATTGAAGGCTATTCCATATTTCCATCTTTGTAaatattcttcttcttgtacacaTTCTTGTTGGGGCAGAATattcaagaaaaggaaaaaaaaacaaacaaatctGGAGGATGTGTAAACACTTTTTGGCTATGCCTGGAGCCCTGCAACGTATTTTTGCACACCGATTCCAAGTGTGATTTCAGGCGATGACATCATGTCGTGTGCTTGGTACGCCATCGCCGGCGACGTCTACTATAGGCTTCTGAGAAATTGTGAAGTCAAGGCTTCCAAGAGCGTGACTAGATTTTTTTTCACTCATTAGATAGgattttttttccaaattctaGTAAAAGCATCACTGAATGTCAAAACTTTCGAccgaaacttttttttttatttttcgttTCTTCCAGTATTTGTGTAACAATCAATAGACGGAACACTGCCAGAGAATGGAGAGATGGCAAGCTTGGCCGTTGGGAGATACTAGACGGCAAGTTAAGGCAGGATAACAGTAGCTCATAGTGGTGGAGGTGGAGTATTGTTTAGGCCAATTTTGCTATAGGACACTAGAAAAATTGTAAAGACTTATAATTATTGAATAGTACA
Protein-coding sequences here:
- the LOC110436599 gene encoding ACT domain-containing protein ACR6-like, with amino-acid sequence MALMAAAAARMDDHDEYAKLVRRMNPPRVVIDNEASDDATVIRVDSVNSHGTLLAVVQVIADLNLVIRKAYFSSDGNWFMDVFNVTDRDGNKVLDATTISYIQKTLEADDWYYPEARNTVGIVPSEDYTSIELTGTDRPGLLSEVCAVLAAMGCAVQSAELWTHNTRVAAVVHVTDAGTGTGGAIEDAARIADISARLGNLLRGQSDVRAAGAGAGAGSLALHKERRLHQMMFDDRARPDGSPGPPRTEVSVTPCAERGYTAVVVRCRDRPKLLFDTVCTITDMHYVVHHGTVSAEPGGGAYQEYYIRHVDGHAVRCDDERQRLVRCLEAAIERRTAEGLELEVRTGDRAGLLSDITRIFRENGLTIRRAEISSSGGEAVDTFYLSDPQGLPVEAKTIEAIRAQIGEATLRVKNNPFAAGGDVAGGAGTTAFIFGNLFKFYRPFQSFSLVKLYS